CTTCGGCGGGTCAACGAGGTCCTGCCGGCGGGGATCGCCCTCACCGAGGCCCGAACGCTTACGACCAAGGTCCGCTCGCTCAACGCGGCGATGCGCGAACAGGTCTACGCGATCGACGTCCGCGGCGACGGGATCTCCGGCGACTTGCCCGATCGGGTCACGCACTTAAAAAACTCACCGGAAGTTCGGATCGAGCGGCGGCGCGCGAAAGAACAAAAATCGGTCGATATTCGACCCTACATCAAGGATATCGAGGTGGTCGCTCCGAACCAACTTCATCTGGTGACCCGATTCGGCCAGACCTCCGGGAGCATTCGTCCCAGCGAGGTCTTGGAAGCCCTCTTCCCGGAAGGCAAGGGCGGCTGGTCGGCGAGCCGGATCCGCAAAGTGGATGCCCATTTTGAGGTCGAGTGATCCCCTCCTAAAATGACATGGCCAAAGAATTGATCGTGAACGTGACTTCCAAAGAGAAGCGCGTCGCCTACCTCGAGAACAACGTCGTCTGCGAGGTCTATTACGAGCGGGCGAAGGAAGTCGCCTACGTCGGCAACATCTACAAAGGCAAGGTGCAACGGGTGCTCCCGGGCATGCAGGCCGCCTTCGTCGAAATCGGCATGGAGAAGGCCGCCTTCCTCTACGTCAGCGACGTCAACGAGGAGCTGGGCGACGTCGACGCCAGCGACGAGGAGAAGGAGACCAAGCCCCGCAAGCGTTGGCGCGACCGCCAGCAGATTCAGGACCTGCTGAGGCCCGGCCAGGACGTCCTGGTGCAGGTGGCGCGCGGCCCGATCAGCACCAAGGGCGCGCGCGTGACCAGCCATATCAGCCTGCCGGGGCGCTCGGTCGTCTACATGCCGACCTGGGACAAGATCGGCACCTCGCGCCGCATCGGCAACGACGAAGAGCGCCGCCGGCTGCGCGACATCATCCGCAGCTACCGGCCGGAGGAGGGCGGCTTCATCGTCCGCACCGCCTCGGAGGGCCTAAGCGAGGAGATGATCAAGAGCGACATCGAATACCTCTCGACCACCTGGCGGGAGATCATCGAGAAGACCCAGCGCACCCCGGCGCCGGCGCTGATCCACACCGAGCTCGACATCGTCCTGCGCCTGCTGCGCGACCTGTTCAGCTTCGAGATCGAGCGCATCGTGATCGACGACCGGGAGGAGTTCGAGAGCATCCTGGCCTTCGTCAAGCGCTTCCTCCCGCACATCGAGCACAAGGTCGAGTTTTACCGGGGTAAGGACCCGATCTTCGATCACTACGGCATCGAGACCGCGATCAACCGGGCCCTGGGCGCGAAGGGCTGGCTGAAAAGCGGCGGCTACCTGATCATTGATCAGACCGAAGCCTTGACCACCATCGACGTCAACACCGGGCGCTTCGTCGGACGCAGCAACCTCGAGGACACCATCCTCAAGACCAACCTCGAGGCGGTGCAGGAGATCGTCTACCAGCTGCGCATCCGCAACCTGGGCGGCATCATCATCCTGGACTTCATCGACATGGAGCGCCGCAGCTCGCGCGAGCGGGTCTACTCGGCCCTGCGCGAGGCCCTGCGCCGCGACCGCTCCAAGACGACCCTAAGCCGTATCACCGAGCTGGGCTTGATCGAGATGACGCGCAAGCGCACTCACGAAAGCCTGGCGCGGGTGCTCTGCGAGAGCTGCGCGGTTTGCGAGGGCCGCGGCTACATCAAGAGCCGCACGACGGTCTGCTACGAGATCTTCCGCCAGATCCAGCGCGAGGCGCAGGGCATCGACGAGAGCAAGATCTTGGTGCAGGTGCATCCTTCGGTCTACGAGGTCTTGAACGACGAGGAGCGGGAAGGGCTGATCGAGCTGGAAAAGAAGATCTACAAAAAGATCGTGGTCGAGCCGGTGGCCAGCTTCAACCCCGAGCACTACGAGGTGAAGGCGATCCGCGGCTGAGCGCCTAGCGGAACCACTTCGGCAGGGTCATGAGGACGATCGTCAGGACGAAGCCCATCAAGGACAGGGCGAAATAGACCTTGAAGTAGCGGTCGACGAAGCCTTTGAGATACCGGGTCATAAGGGATCTCCTGTAAATTATCCCGTTTTGTCGGGGCGAACCTTGGGTTTGCCCCGACAATGCCTCTGCTAAAAATAGATTCAATTTTCAGGCCAACTTTGTACAATATTGTCGGCACCGGCGCGTGACGGGGTCTTTTTTGCAAGTATTTGAAATAATATGATTTTTTAATTTATTTCACGGCGGGATTAGGCCCCGCCCTGCAAAAATTAAGGA
The sequence above is a segment of the Deltaproteobacteria bacterium PRO3 genome. Coding sequences within it:
- a CDS encoding Rne/Rng family ribonuclease; its protein translation is MAKELIVNVTSKEKRVAYLENNVVCEVYYERAKEVAYVGNIYKGKVQRVLPGMQAAFVEIGMEKAAFLYVSDVNEELGDVDASDEEKETKPRKRWRDRQQIQDLLRPGQDVLVQVARGPISTKGARVTSHISLPGRSVVYMPTWDKIGTSRRIGNDEERRRLRDIIRSYRPEEGGFIVRTASEGLSEEMIKSDIEYLSTTWREIIEKTQRTPAPALIHTELDIVLRLLRDLFSFEIERIVIDDREEFESILAFVKRFLPHIEHKVEFYRGKDPIFDHYGIETAINRALGAKGWLKSGGYLIIDQTEALTTIDVNTGRFVGRSNLEDTILKTNLEAVQEIVYQLRIRNLGGIIILDFIDMERRSSRERVYSALREALRRDRSKTTLSRITELGLIEMTRKRTHESLARVLCESCAVCEGRGYIKSRTTVCYEIFRQIQREAQGIDESKILVQVHPSVYEVLNDEEREGLIELEKKIYKKIVVEPVASFNPEHYEVKAIRG